CATATCCTTCTTATTCCTCGTAACCTTCCCATCAAAAAACTCATCCAAATAAACCAAAGACTTCTGCCAAGACCGAAGCTTGATCAACTTACTCCGCACATCCAAAATATCTTGATAAGGTACTGCCTTCAAATTCTGTTCTTTGCTCATCACTACACATCCATTCCTATTTTTTGTAAAAACCAACAGGAAAATAAAAAACGATCAGACCTATCTGTGCCTCATCGTGTGCAATAGTTCGCCAAAGAACACATGAAATCGCCAAAAAAATGAAAGAATCCAGCAAAGAGACTAGTAAAATCAATCAAAATTAAGTACAATAAAACATGCGAGTACTTCGGTACGCGCTATCGGCAACTCGGATAAGCAGTTTGTGGCTGTTTATTCGGGGCCTTGCAACATGATTCCAGTCAGGTTGTAAGGTGCCGTTTTTTATTTTTCTATTTTTTAACTTGTACATCCTTATGTTTTATTATCACCACCATCGATAAAAATCAGACTTAGAATAGAAACAAAAAAGGCATTGGCGCAAAGTCCAATACCTGAATAAGTCAATAGTACCTTAAAGAAACCTAGCGATCCTTTCTAGTGGTAGCTCTAAAAGAGACACAACAAAAAAGCTAGTGATTCGTTTACTATTGGCAAACTGATGTGGACAGTTTTTGAAGATTTCAAGACCATTTCCGTTCGGTTCCAGCCAAACAAAAAGGTGCCAAGGATTAAATTGTCATAAAGTTGAGTGATGTTCTGAATCAGGACTTACTCAGCTTTTTTATTTCCATTCTATACACTAAGTATAAATAAATCGACAGAGAGAATCAAGGCGAACAGAGAAAAAAAGCGAACAAAAATTCGGATTTGTTGTATGATGCCATTAATTTTTAAATAATCCTAAAGAGTAAAAAACTATGTTAGCATCGAATAATAAGATTCATTTCCAGAAAATTCGCTCGAAATCTATTATATTTGAGTACAAATATGATTGAAGACTAGAAACCTGAAAAGCACGATGTAGAAGAGATAAAACAATATATTGTCAGAAAAAATAAAGAGCAATTTCATGGATAAATTTCCTGTATATGATACTTATTACTATGTTGATCCCGATAATAAGCATATGTATTGTTATAATTTGATTATCAAGATTATTTAATTCTGGGTAAAAAAATTAAAGGAGATGAAAGAATGAAGAAATTAAAACTATTTATTTTCATGTTGGGTTGATCGGAGTTGTTGGAATATCTCGACAAATGGAAGCAGAAGAGTTGGAACAGCAGCAATTTGTTGGTATCACACCTAGAGCAACACCTGATATTAGAGAAGTTACATTAGATCATGGAGAGTCTTTTACCTTTAAAAAATTGGTTTTTGTTCAAAAAAATTTTGAAACACAAAGTGATTTTTAGGTAAAGATAATAGGTGGGGACTTGGAGACTTTTGGTCTATATAGTGCTATTTAGAGAGAGTTAAGTAATCTTAGAAAGGAATTCCAAGTTTTTTTACTTTAACATAATATTTTTTGTTTGTGTTATGGGATTAATTTATATTTCTTTGATGGAAAATGCAATTTTAAGGGTGAAAAAATGTGTTAATATGTTAAAATTAAGGTATATATCTTAAATCATTTATGACTTTAATTGTGATGCGTAAAAAAGGAACATAGCATTGAGATAATAAAAAATTGAAATGATGTGATTCAATGACGAATATATTTAATAAAATTCCAAATGATTTTTTTAAAATTTTAACCTCTAAAAATAAGGAACTCTTTTTAGAATCTCTTTTTCATATTGATGATCTATTGCAAGGAAATATTTATTTTTCTCGTGATAAGGTTGTTGATAGCCTGCAAAATCATTTTTCTTCATTAGGTATTACATTTAAGGAACTAGAGTATGATGATGAATATGAAGAAGAAATAAAGTCAGTGAGGACACTTGTTCAAAGTGTTTTAAGACAGCTTGAGAAAAAAGGGTGGCTGAGAGTTAATTTAGAAGAAGGCTTTACACAACAAGTTTCTTTTCCTAGTTACGTAAACAGTTTTATCCAAGTGTTAAGAGAAATTGATTCAGATCAATCTGCGTCTTATTCGAGTTATGTATTCTCTACTTATTCCGCTTTGAAAACTGGTTTGGAAGATCCGAGTAACCTACTTGAAGGTCTAGAATCTGCCTGGACTTCCACAAAAGGTTTACACCGTGCGATTCAAAATACCTATTTTGATTTATCAGAGATGTATGCCAAAATTGTTGATGATTTGACTACAAGTGAAATGTTATCTCAACATTTTGATATTTATAAACAAGAAATTATTGATCAAGTGCTATTTCCCCTAAAAACAAGAGATTCCCTGCCACGGTTTAAAAATACAATTCTTAATCTACTTACTAAATATAACAGTGATGAAGTAATTGAACTATTGATTACTCAAAATTTGAAAAATCAAAATCAATTGATTTCTGGATTTGAATTGGAAGCTGAGAGACAGGTTCTCATGTATTTGAATGGACTTGCTGATTTCTATAGAGATGTTAGTTTCCTGATTGATAAGATTGACAATAAGAAAAACGAATATACTGAAAAATCAATTGGAAAAATTCAATATCGATTGCGTTCGGATTTTCAATTAAAGGATAAAATTGATCAGTTGATTCATCAAATTAAAGAAGACAATGAAAATCAAACTTATGATTTAGCAAATATTACGGAATTTCAAATTGTTGATCAAGAATCTTTATATGAGCCTAGGAAGAAGAAAGAAGACATTAGTAAAAAAGCTCGAAAGAAAATAGAGTTGTCAAGGACAGATGAAGATACTTTTGGACAGGAGCAATACCAGCTCTTTAAAAAGTTAGCCAACCCTAAGTACTCCTCGAAAAATATTGATCAGTTTATTTTAGAATTGTTAAAAGGGAAGGAAGAAATTTCAACACTAGAGTATAAGATTACTACTTATGAAGTGTTTATCTTGACTATTATGGGGGCAATTCGTGGCTACGAAGAAAATGAAAGTGGCTACATTGTGATTATTGAAAATAAATATGTTCGTAATGGCTATTATAAAATACCAAAATGATTTTTAAAAAGGGGAATAGACATGTTTGACTTAAATTTTACTGAAGAATATGATAATTTATCTGCTGAAGCTGTTCTAAAGTTTCAAAAGGCTGTTACCAGATTATTTAATTGTACGTATATTAATCGCATAAAAAATGATGGGTTAAATTGGGATGATGATTATTTATTTATAGAAGAGAATTTCAAGCTTTTTCAGGACTATTTCAAGTTTGGAGGATACGAAGTTATTTTTAACAGAGATATTAGTGTTATTTCAGTACAAAGTCAGTTTTCATCTGCTAGAAAGAAACTAGATAAAGAGACAACACTTTATGTTTTGGCGTTGAGGTTATTTTTTGATGAAAAAGTGAAAGAATTTAATGGTTCTTCAACAATTGTTGTTAGAGTAGCTGAATTTATTGACAAGTTACTAGAATACGGAATTAGGGATAAGAAACCGAATCTACAGATTTTGAGTAGAATCTTACGCTATTTATCGACAATTGGGATTTTGGGAAAAAAAGGTGGAAAATGGGAAGATACTGATACACTGTTCATGATTTATCCTGCAATTAAATTACTACTACCAAGTGAGAGACTGGATGAAAAGCTTAAACTAATTAAGGGAGGTCAATAGTTTATGATTAAATTAAAAAGACTACTCTTGATTCATTGGCAAGCATATGATTTTCAGCTTGTTGAATTTGAAGATATTACCTTAATTACTGGACAAACTGGAGTAGGGAAATCGACTATTATTGATGCGTTAAATATTGTTTTACTGGGAGAAAAGCAGAAACATATTTTCAATAAAGCAGCTAATGAAAATTCTAATCGAACGTTGGAAAGCTATTTGTATGGAAAGCTAGGGGATGATGGTGGTGATGGTTTTTTCTATTTGCGTGAGGAAAATTTTACCAGTTACTTAGTAGCAGAATTTGAAAATGAAGAAACTTCGGAATATTTTTGCTGTGGTTTTGTGGCAGATTGTAATTCAGATCATAGTCCTCCTAATCTCCAATGGTTGACAATGAAATCTAGATTGCCAGCTGATTATTTTCTCAATCAAGAAGAAGGGATTCCCTATTCGATCAGCGAATTAAGCTATCAAAACAATTTAAAGACTGAAAGTGAAAAGATTACACTAATTGTAACTGATAAAGATTACCGGAAAAAAATTGCTGGGTTATTTGGGCAAATTCGAGATGATTACAGAAGGTTATTAAAGCAATCAGTTAGCTTTACACCTGTGAAAGATATAGAAATGTTTTTAACCGATTTTGTAAGTGAAACGGAAAGTCCAGTGAATGTTGAAGAAATGCAAAAAAGTATTCGTCGTTATAATGATCTGGAACAAGAAAGTGATCGAATCAATAAAAAGGTTGCTAAATTAGAAATTATTAAAAATGAGATACAAGTTTTAGAAAGACGAAAAATCATTGAGTTACGTCAAGATTATTTTATTGAAAAAGCTAAGCTTGAGTTATTTCAAGAGCAAGAAAGAAACTATCATATTGAGGTTGAAAACCATAAAAAAGAGATTACAGAAAATACACATAACATATCAGACGCTTCAAAAAGAATAGCTATATTAACTACAAAAAAAGAGGACTTGAGGGATAAACGGGATTCGCTCGTTGTTTTAAAAGATAAAGTTTACTTAAATAGTCAGATAAAGAGTGTGAAAGAACAGTTTCAAACTATTCAAGATCAAACAAAGAGAGGACAAGACACTATTCATTTAATGAAGCGCTTCATTAATGAGCTCAATAAGCTACCTATTGAGATTTCATCTATCATGGGTTTAATTCAAACAGTTGAAAAATATGAAAAAGAACAAACACTTATTAGTAAGTTTACTGAAGTGAACGATTTAATGGGTCAGATAGTAAAGAAATTGGATAAGTATAAAGATTCTATAAGTGAACAAGAAATTTTTGTCAAATCTACTCTTTCCTCTCTTTCAATTGAAAAAGAAAAGCTGAAACAAGGAATTAAAATGGTCCCTGAACAATTTCGTGTGTTTAAGGAAGAATTGCAAATATATTTAAGAAACTATGATAAGAATGCTAAAGTTGAGTATTTATCCGATGTAATTGATTTTAAAAAAGGTGAAGAGAATTGGCAGAAAGCAGTTGAAGCTTATCTTGGTTGGCAAAGATATTATCTTGTGATTGATCCTAAATTTTATAACAAGGCGTTGCAATACTATCAGTCTGTTCAAAAGAAAAGAGAAGTACACGGTATTGGTCTAATTAATCTAGTAAAACTACAAAAAAAGCATTTTAGTGCAGAACAAAATTCTTTAGCACATAAATTAATGGTAAGAGATCATCTGGTTAAAGCATATATTAATTTTTTGTTGGGCCGTGTGATAGCTTGTGATGATATTATGAGTTTAACGAAATACCAAACTTCGATTACTACGGAAGGTTTTTTATATAAAGGCTTTGTTACTCGTAAGTTACAATTTAAAAATTTAACGATGTCAGTCGGTAGTGCCGCTATTGAAAAGCAATTGTTGGATGCTCAAGAAAAATTCAATGAACGTCAAGAAGAATTATGTGTTCTACAAAAGAAAATCGCTATTCTAGGGGAATTGACGGATTATCAAAAAAAAGATATGTATTCATGTGAAATTGTGGCTGAATACGCTGATAATCAGAAATTTAACCAGAAAGCGAATGAATTAGATCATTTGAAAAATCAGTTAAGCAATTTGGATGATTCAGAGCTTGTAGAAATAGATGGTAAAATTAAATATTTAGACAAAGAAATAAATGATTTGAGCGTTGTAATTAAAACAATGACGGAAAAATCAAATGAGCGTCAAACAAAGATAGAGCAAGTAAACCAAGAATTAATTCCTCAATGTTTTGAACAAATAATAAAACAAGAAGACATCTTTCAAACTAAATTTGAAATGTGTCAGCAACTATCAGGATTTGAAGAAGCTTATAGAGTAGCAATTAACAAATTAGATAATCTTGTCTATCAAAGTTTTATCATAAATTACGAAAATAATCAGAAACAAACACAAGCTAGTATTAGTGAATTAGAAGAAACAATAAGAGAGTTGATGAATGACTATAATCAAACCTTTACTGAAAATCTGCCAATTAATATTAGACAGTCTAATATGTATCTAGAAGAATATGAAAAATTTATGAAGAGTGATCTTCCAAAATTTGAATTGGATATTAAAGATGCAAAAGAAAAAGCAATTTATGAATTTAGGTATGAGTTTTTAGGTAAATTGAAAAGTAACATTGAAAATTTATATCGACAGGTAGATGAAATTAATGACGCTTTAAAAAATCGTAAATTTGGAGAGGATACCTATCGATTTAAAATTACAGCGGCTAGTGGGTACAAGGAATACCATGATATGATTATGGATGAGATGCTAATGGATCAGGGAGAATGGAATTTATTGAGTGCGGCTTTTGAAAGCAAGTACGCTCAACAAATTGAACTGTTATTCACTATTTTGTCTGGAAATGACTTGGATGAAGGAAAAAGCAAAGAAAATAGAATTCAGACCTTTTCTGATTATAAAACATATTTAGCTTTTGATATGCTAGTTAAAAAAGGAGACAGCACGCAACGATTATCTAAAACGTATACGCAAAAATCTGGTGGCGAGACGCAAATTCCTTTATACATTTCATTACTAGCAGCATTTTCACAGGTTTATAGAGTTAACAATACTCTAAGAAACAATACCATGCGACTGATTATGATGGATGAAGCTTTCAACAAAATTGATGGAGAAAAAATCAAACAATGTATCCAAATGATTCGAAGCTTTGGACTCCAAGCAATTTTTTCAACACCACCAGAAAAAATTGCTGAAATTATGGAAGAAGCAGATAAAGCTCTTGTTGTATTTAGACAGCAAAATCAAGCAACGTTAAGAGAATTTTCATCATTAGACGAATTGATTGGTGAGCCTTATGAAGTATGATACGTATCTTCTTAATAGACTTTTAGATAAATATGAAGCGTCTAAAGGATTTTTAAAGGAAGACTACCAAAGGCGTGTACTGTATAAAGCGGAAAAAGACCAAGAATTGAGTAGGAACATTGCCGATCCAATTGAAAAAGAGGCGTTATTTAAAATTATAAATAGACTAAAAGAAGAAAGATTAATCGATTTCAAATGGGAGAAGTTTGAAGAAAATAATTTAATTAGTGAAATCTGGCTAATTATAGAAGCTGATTCTTTAGCAAAAGCCTACGCGCTTTGTCAGCGCGTTTCTAAAGATAAGGTTGCTACTCAAAATATTGAATTAATTCAAGAGAAACGCTTATCTATCAAGACACCGTGGATGCTGGAGCTTTTTGCAACAATTTTGGAAGAATCTGAAGCGATGGGGAAAAACTGGAAATTTATGTTATCACCAAATCAGACAAAGGATGTTTGTAAGGTTTTAGAGATGTTGGATAGTTACCAAGGAAGTAATATAGATAAGCGCATTTTAAGTGTGAATTTATTTTCGAATAGTAAATATTTTGAGTTAAATATTCAGAATAAATTATTGCAATTGACAACACGCTACTTATTTGATTGGAATAGTGCTTTGACTGAACGAGAAAAGCTTCAACAAATGGGCATTGGTTTTGCTCCAGAGCTCTTGTATTTTACTGGTCCAATTGAATTAGTTTTGAAAAATGATGAGAAAATAAATTGTGAATTCATTCCAAAAGGGAGTTATTTAGGTGCTGATATGTTATCAGATATTAAAATAATCAATTGCTTGTACACCAAGATTATTACCATTGAAAATTTAGCCAATTACTATTGGTATGTACAAAACGAAAGAGAGCATGGGACTTTAGTCATTTATACAGGAGGATTTTTAACCAGACATCAATCTGTATTTTTTAAAATGCTTAAAACAGAAAACCTGTCTGAACTATTTCACTGGGGTGATATTGATTTGGGTGGTTTCCGAATATTTCTTCAGATTCAAGCGATTTGGTCCGAAATACAACCATTAAAAATGGATGTAGCGACTTTTGAAAAATATGCAAGAGCTAGAAAAAAGATTAGTAATGAATATGTCCAAAAAGTTAGAGTAGCACTTGAAAAGAACGAATTTACCCCTTTTAGGGAGGTCTTGGTAAAAATTGTGGAGACAAAGCATATTCTAGAGCAAGAGGCAGAATTATATTTTTAAAACAGTTTAGATCTTCAATAAGGGTGTAGACTTGCATATAGGTATTTTATCAAAACTAATCTCCAAACTATCACCAATACCGAAAAATTATCAAAATTTGATGGATATAACTAGAAGAACGGATGTTGATTTGATAACATTTAAAAGCTGCTAAAAGGGGTATATTGATTTAGATAGAGCACATGGTTTAGCAGGTGTTTTACCGATATTAATTGTGTACGCTCTAGTGACAAACAATCAACAAGATGTAGCATTTGTAATCAAGAAACTAAAAAACTTATTTTTAGATAGTTGCGAGACTATTATTGGTAAAATATATTATTTTGGTTATATAACAGTAGGAAAGGAAAAAAATTGGATTTTTTACTTGAAAGTTTCCCGGATAATTAATTTGAAAGGAGTAGTAATATGGCAAGAGATTTAGAAGAAAACTTATATAACATAAAAATGAAAGCTGAACGGATTAGAGCGTTGGAATTTATTGAGGTTGATACTATTGAAAATAGCGTATGACTCCACTAAAAGAATAGCAAGCAAAAAATGACAATGACGAACATTTTTGGTTAGAACGTGAATTTAATATATTATTTAAAGAACAATTTCAATATTTATTGGAACTTAGGATAAAATTAAGTGAAGAAATACAAGGACTCGTCGAAGAAGCTGAAGGCTTGGCGGGAACATAATACTTTTGATCCTAATATTATATGATAAAAAGTAGAGTGATTAAAATGACTAAGATTGATTACTACAAATATTTTAACAAAAACTAGAGATGCTTTGATATGCGTTTCTAGTTTTTTGTTGTCAATATGTTGCTAAAATGTTGTTAAGTAGTATAATGTAGAAAAAGAGTCGAAAAGAGGGATAAAGAATGCCGACAGTTAAAAAAAAACCAATTCATATTTCAGTTGATGAAGATTTGAAAGAACAAGCAGAACAACTTTTTTATGAATTAGGCTTGAATATGACAAGTGCTATCAATGTATTTTTAAAACAAGCAGTGACAGAACAAGCCATTCCTTTTGAAATTAGAAAAGCGAACAAAGATACCATAGAAGCCTTAAACGATGTGAAAAGAAAGAAGTTACACGGAGGATTTACTTCTGTTGAGGACTTAATGGAGGATTTGAATGCTTGAGATTTTTTATACATCAAGATTTAAAAAAGATTATAAGAAAATTGTGAAACAAAGGAAAATGATTTCTGAATTTGAAAAAGTTGTTACATTACTTCAAAATCAAAAAACACTTCCTGAAAGTATAAAGATCATAATTTGACTGGAAATTATGTAGATTTCGAGAATGTCATATTACGCCAGATTGGTTGTTAATTTATCAAATAGATCATGATCAACTTGTATTAGTATTGACAAGAACTGGATCGCATAGTGAGTTATTTTAGATCAATATAAAGTTAAAAGAGGATGGGACAGAAGTGTTTAATCCCGAGAAATAAGAAGGAATTCACGAAAATTGTTCTTCAAAATTTTTGTGAATTTCAGCTTATTTCCGAAGCCTTCAACTCTTAGTGCTTTAGCACTTAGAAGTTGATGTGATCGAAGTGAAGCGTAGTGATTGCTTCTGCTCCCACCGTTTATCCGGATTCCAAGTGAGTGGGATATGACTCGAAGAGTTGTGTCCCACTCACTTTTTCTATTAAAAAACCTAATAATAAATTATTCATTCATTAGTTTCAGAAAATCATTTTCTCCTAATAATTGAACATCTAACCCTTTAGCTAACATACCCTCAGCCTTCTTTATCTTAGAGCTTTTGCCGGAACTATCAACTTTCGATAAGTCTTGTTCACCCATAACTAAAAAATTAGTTTGTTGATTCACGCCATTCTGTGGTGTACCGCCAATGTTTTTTACAAGCTGCATAGCGTCACGTCTATTCATTGAAATAAGAGTTCCAGTGAAAACAATATTTTTTTGATAAAATTCATGATCTTGATTAAAAGTACTAGAATCAGCTTCCGTAAGAGAAAGAGTCAAATTTTTAGAAGATGAATTAGCTTTTTTTCTAAATCCGCTAAAATCAGAATGGGTAACTTTACCTAAGTGCTTATAATTAGCATGCTCTAAAAGCTCTTCTATTGTCATACTGGAGTTAAGTTTAGCAAGTTCAAGCAATAGTAGTCCACAAGCTCGTGCGTCTTCTAATGCATCATGATGCTGAAAAGAAATATTAAATTCTTTTGCTAAATTTTTTAGTTTATAAGATAGCCTTGTTAATAGAGCACGAGAAAGTTGATAAGTGCAAAGATAATTAAATTCAAAATTTTCTAAATCATATTTAGCATTTGCGTCTCGAATAGCACCAGTATCAAATTGAGCAAAGTGACAAACAATTGGTGAATCCCCAATAAATTCAATTAGGTTAGGTCGTAATATTTCATATGAAGGTGATTCTTTTACCAGATCATAATCGATGCCATGAATATTAGTATTAAAAGAATCAAATTCTTCTTCAGGATTAATCAGACTATAAAACTCATTAGTTATTAGACCATTTTCGAATTTAACAAGTCCAATTGAGCATATACTGTGTCTGTTGTCATTGGCTGTTTCTACATCTAAAGCAATAAAAGTATCTTTCACAAAATATTCCTTCTTTCTAAATGAATTGGATAACTATTGAATTACCACTATTATAAAACTTTGGGAAATTAAATGCTATCTAATTATTGTGGATTTTATTATAAAATTTGTTACAATGATATTAATAAATGTGTGAAATTTTTTGATTTGATTGATTTTGAGGAGATTGAAAATGAAAAAATTAGTAGGAATAATACTTAATTTATTTGGTGGTTTTTGGCTTTTTTTTGGTATAGTAGGTGGAATTATTTCAAGCAATGATTTCACTTCCGGTACCATAGTGGTTTTGCTAGGTTTAGGCATTTTTTCTTTAGGAAATAAGATTAAACAATCTAAAACCACTTTGTGGGAAGATATAACCAATAAAGTTCATTTAGATTATGACAAAATTGACCAGATTAAGCAGTCAATTTTTAGCTGGTTGGGCCAAATGAGTCCGCTAGTTTTGGATGTCAAGAAAAAGCTACTCACTCTCTTTAAATCTTTTCAGCATCATTCGGAAGATAAAAATAAAAAAAGGAAAGTAAAGCCCCAAAAAATCATTAGTAAGAAAAAAATAAGTCCATCTGAAACTATAAAAAATCAGAAGAGAAATGTTAAGAATCAAGTAGTGGCTGAAATAGTAAAATCGTTAAAAGAAGAAAAAATAAGACTAGAAGAGAAAGGTGTACAAAATAAAATAGATGACAAAATTTTTGTGAAAGAAGAACAATACAATACAAAACGTTATTCTAGTAAAAAAGAATTATTCTACAATGAATCAGACATCATTTTAGCTGAATATCGCCATCTAACAACACCTGAAGAATTGTTACAAGCGATAGCTGATCCAAATCGGAATAGTTATTCATATAGCACACTCGGTGCAAAAGAATTCATTAGGGATTCATTGAAATATAAAAATAGTTCAGGTAGTTATTGTGAACCAGTTGAATTAACGAGTTATTACACTACTTTTTCTGATTTGAACAATGAACAAAAAGCTTGGTATTTTTATTGGAGAACGAACGCTTTGAATTTAAACTTTTTAGATGTGGACTTGTCATATATATACTTATTTACTTATGAATTGCTAAATTATTCTTTTAATGAAAATACAGCTTTTAATGTCAGTATGTTAGTACACCTATATGAAGCATATAAAGAAAAATATAGGGTTGATCGTTTAAAAGAAGTCATCTTCGAAATGTTGCTTGAACTAAATCAAACTGATCTAACTAAAAAATGGATAAATGAACGCTATAATCCTGCTCTATACTCAAATTTAAAAGAAGAAAAAGAGATTTCTACTATCTCTAGACCGTTTGGAAAACATACTTAAAATACTATCGTGAAACAAAGTTCTTTAAGGCAAATCGTTCTCAGATTTACAAAACATTTAAAACGTGTACGTTTTTGTTAAATGACTTTTATGAAAAAGAGTCTCTTAAAATCATAGATGTTTATTTTGAAGAAAAAACAGAAAGCCGACAAGCCTATTTATTCTCTGGAATGTTTATTTTAAGAGAGACTTCTGTAAAAACATATTCAGAACGACACATATATGCAACGGACAGAGCATACGAAGATATTTCGGCGTTCTTT
The DNA window shown above is from Enterococcus sp. 4G2_DIV0659 and carries:
- a CDS encoding Wadjet anti-phage system protein JetA family protein, translated to MTNIFNKIPNDFFKILTSKNKELFLESLFHIDDLLQGNIYFSRDKVVDSLQNHFSSLGITFKELEYDDEYEEEIKSVRTLVQSVLRQLEKKGWLRVNLEEGFTQQVSFPSYVNSFIQVLREIDSDQSASYSSYVFSTYSALKTGLEDPSNLLEGLESAWTSTKGLHRAIQNTYFDLSEMYAKIVDDLTTSEMLSQHFDIYKQEIIDQVLFPLKTRDSLPRFKNTILNLLTKYNSDEVIELLITQNLKNQNQLISGFELEAERQVLMYLNGLADFYRDVSFLIDKIDNKKNEYTEKSIGKIQYRLRSDFQLKDKIDQLIHQIKEDNENQTYDLANITEFQIVDQESLYEPRKKKEDISKKARKKIELSRTDEDTFGQEQYQLFKKLANPKYSSKNIDQFILELLKGKEEISTLEYKITTYEVFILTIMGAIRGYEENESGYIVIIENKYVRNGYYKIPK
- a CDS encoding SbcC/MukB-like Walker B domain-containing protein; the protein is MIKLKRLLLIHWQAYDFQLVEFEDITLITGQTGVGKSTIIDALNIVLLGEKQKHIFNKAANENSNRTLESYLYGKLGDDGGDGFFYLREENFTSYLVAEFENEETSEYFCCGFVADCNSDHSPPNLQWLTMKSRLPADYFLNQEEGIPYSISELSYQNNLKTESEKITLIVTDKDYRKKIAGLFGQIRDDYRRLLKQSVSFTPVKDIEMFLTDFVSETESPVNVEEMQKSIRRYNDLEQESDRINKKVAKLEIIKNEIQVLERRKIIELRQDYFIEKAKLELFQEQERNYHIEVENHKKEITENTHNISDASKRIAILTTKKEDLRDKRDSLVVLKDKVYLNSQIKSVKEQFQTIQDQTKRGQDTIHLMKRFINELNKLPIEISSIMGLIQTVEKYEKEQTLISKFTEVNDLMGQIVKKLDKYKDSISEQEIFVKSTLSSLSIEKEKLKQGIKMVPEQFRVFKEELQIYLRNYDKNAKVEYLSDVIDFKKGEENWQKAVEAYLGWQRYYLVIDPKFYNKALQYYQSVQKKREVHGIGLINLVKLQKKHFSAEQNSLAHKLMVRDHLVKAYINFLLGRVIACDDIMSLTKYQTSITTEGFLYKGFVTRKLQFKNLTMSVGSAAIEKQLLDAQEKFNERQEELCVLQKKIAILGELTDYQKKDMYSCEIVAEYADNQKFNQKANELDHLKNQLSNLDDSELVEIDGKIKYLDKEINDLSVVIKTMTEKSNERQTKIEQVNQELIPQCFEQIIKQEDIFQTKFEMCQQLSGFEEAYRVAINKLDNLVYQSFIINYENNQKQTQASISELEETIRELMNDYNQTFTENLPINIRQSNMYLEEYEKFMKSDLPKFELDIKDAKEKAIYEFRYEFLGKLKSNIENLYRQVDEINDALKNRKFGEDTYRFKITAASGYKEYHDMIMDEMLMDQGEWNLLSAAFESKYAQQIELLFTILSGNDLDEGKSKENRIQTFSDYKTYLAFDMLVKKGDSTQRLSKTYTQKSGGETQIPLYISLLAAFSQVYRVNNTLRNNTMRLIMMDEAFNKIDGEKIKQCIQMIRSFGLQAIFSTPPEKIAEIMEEADKALVVFRQQNQATLREFSSLDELIGEPYEV
- a CDS encoding exonuclease domain-containing protein, with amino-acid sequence MKDTFIALDVETANDNRHSICSIGLVKFENGLITNEFYSLINPEEEFDSFNTNIHGIDYDLVKESPSYEILRPNLIEFIGDSPIVCHFAQFDTGAIRDANAKYDLENFEFNYLCTYQLSRALLTRLSYKLKNLAKEFNISFQHHDALEDARACGLLLLELAKLNSSMTIEELLEHANYKHLGKVTHSDFSGFRKKANSSSKNLTLSLTEADSSTFNQDHEFYQKNIVFTGTLISMNRRDAMQLVKNIGGTPQNGVNQQTNFLVMGEQDLSKVDSSGKSSKIKKAEGMLAKGLDVQLLGENDFLKLMNE
- a CDS encoding DUF4194 domain-containing protein yields the protein MFDLNFTEEYDNLSAEAVLKFQKAVTRLFNCTYINRIKNDGLNWDDDYLFIEENFKLFQDYFKFGGYEVIFNRDISVISVQSQFSSARKKLDKETTLYVLALRLFFDEKVKEFNGSSTIVVRVAEFIDKLLEYGIRDKKPNLQILSRILRYLSTIGILGKKGGKWEDTDTLFMIYPAIKLLLPSERLDEKLKLIKGGQ
- a CDS encoding Wadjet anti-phage system protein JetD domain-containing protein encodes the protein MKYDTYLLNRLLDKYEASKGFLKEDYQRRVLYKAEKDQELSRNIADPIEKEALFKIINRLKEERLIDFKWEKFEENNLISEIWLIIEADSLAKAYALCQRVSKDKVATQNIELIQEKRLSIKTPWMLELFATILEESEAMGKNWKFMLSPNQTKDVCKVLEMLDSYQGSNIDKRILSVNLFSNSKYFELNIQNKLLQLTTRYLFDWNSALTEREKLQQMGIGFAPELLYFTGPIELVLKNDEKINCEFIPKGSYLGADMLSDIKIINCLYTKIITIENLANYYWYVQNEREHGTLVIYTGGFLTRHQSVFFKMLKTENLSELFHWGDIDLGGFRIFLQIQAIWSEIQPLKMDVATFEKYARARKKISNEYVQKVRVALEKNEFTPFREVLVKIVETKHILEQEAELYF
- a CDS encoding TerB N-terminal domain-containing protein, which produces MKKLVGIILNLFGGFWLFFGIVGGIISSNDFTSGTIVVLLGLGIFSLGNKIKQSKTTLWEDITNKVHLDYDKIDQIKQSIFSWLGQMSPLVLDVKKKLLTLFKSFQHHSEDKNKKRKVKPQKIISKKKISPSETIKNQKRNVKNQVVAEIVKSLKEEKIRLEEKGVQNKIDDKIFVKEEQYNTKRYSSKKELFYNESDIILAEYRHLTTPEELLQAIADPNRNSYSYSTLGAKEFIRDSLKYKNSSGSYCEPVELTSYYTTFSDLNNEQKAWYFYWRTNALNLNFLDVDLSYIYLFTYELLNYSFNENTAFNVSMLVHLYEAYKEKYRVDRLKEVIFEMLLELNQTDLTKKWINERYNPALYSNLKEEKEISTISRPFGKHT
- a CDS encoding type II toxin-antitoxin system RelB/DinJ family antitoxin: MPTVKKKPIHISVDEDLKEQAEQLFYELGLNMTSAINVFLKQAVTEQAIPFEIRKANKDTIEALNDVKRKKLHGGFTSVEDLMEDLNA